In Prosthecochloris sp. GSB1, the following proteins share a genomic window:
- a CDS encoding GumC family protein: MLEMKDAGSQLNVQELLRLAWKNRYVIGLITGLALVIALFIYLSARPVYSATATIMLKSSQKEELVGELSGSERVGEMQVQNHLQLLASVPLAEEVIRSLVAGGAQDSLELFGNRPYKTKIQGFLDGMFGVSEPSRQPVQAGEILDNIRPYAELLRSRLSVLNERGTDIITVTVSSPFPREAALLANIVGRTYQKQDVAWNVEQARNVNQFVVDQLREQQKKVAEVEAAVSRYMKQENIYEVTGGAEELQERLADADARYNEVQAEARILRQRLAFLRRKLSEDEKAYSERVAETMAPRLKAVQDMIRKEESVLSELIVQRGPEDTAVRTKQEQIRNMKAQLDQITRTRIAGEIAYSGRSQRYQFGLIAEQLQTDARLAELEFSASELNRLRNYYQAQLRSLPQKQLELARLQRDRDVVNRTYSFLRERLDESGIEIASEVGQVVVIGDAHPPDSPVSPNLGMNLFLGLFSGLGLSALLLISQNLLDDTIRDDSFLEDNGFVELARIPFTGSGETHEAAVPFGIAKLFSRFTNRKNADVELHAGKSGAAPLLISDYPSTAFAESFRDLRTNIMFSRADNPVNSMLVTGTSISEGKSTVCSNLALSYSMIGKKVLVIDCDLRRPVQHQYLQTSRQPGVTDYLAGASDEIAEEFIQDAGYENLFLLAAGSPVPNPNELLFSNKMTQLIERLKARFDIVLLDSPPVLLLSDAAVLSRSVDGVVVVAKTGYTSKDQFRELGKVDYLRERMLGVALIGSVGQKKYGKYGYDYKALDYYGAGAKI, translated from the coding sequence ATGCTTGAAATGAAAGATGCCGGCAGTCAGCTCAATGTTCAGGAACTGTTGCGGCTCGCCTGGAAGAACAGGTACGTCATCGGGCTGATTACCGGCCTTGCCCTGGTCATCGCCCTGTTTATCTACCTTTCTGCCAGACCGGTCTACAGTGCCACGGCTACCATCATGCTGAAAAGCTCCCAGAAAGAAGAGCTTGTCGGCGAACTCAGCGGCAGCGAGAGGGTCGGTGAAATGCAGGTCCAGAACCATTTACAGTTGCTTGCCTCGGTTCCTCTGGCCGAAGAGGTCATCAGGTCACTGGTCGCCGGCGGAGCGCAGGATTCGCTCGAACTTTTCGGGAACAGGCCCTATAAAACAAAAATCCAGGGGTTTCTCGACGGCATGTTCGGTGTCAGTGAGCCGAGTCGGCAGCCGGTTCAGGCCGGGGAGATTCTCGACAATATCCGTCCATACGCGGAATTGCTGCGTTCGCGCTTGTCCGTTCTCAACGAACGGGGTACCGATATCATCACCGTAACGGTTTCCAGTCCTTTTCCCCGGGAGGCGGCGCTTCTGGCCAACATTGTCGGCAGAACCTATCAGAAACAGGATGTCGCCTGGAACGTCGAGCAGGCCCGCAATGTCAACCAGTTCGTTGTCGATCAGCTTCGCGAGCAACAGAAAAAGGTCGCCGAAGTTGAGGCTGCCGTTTCCCGCTACATGAAGCAGGAAAATATCTACGAGGTGACTGGCGGCGCCGAGGAGCTTCAGGAAAGGCTTGCCGATGCCGACGCGCGCTACAACGAGGTACAGGCGGAAGCGAGAATCCTCAGGCAACGGCTCGCTTTTCTTCGCAGGAAACTTTCCGAGGATGAAAAGGCCTACAGCGAGCGCGTCGCCGAGACCATGGCGCCGAGGCTCAAGGCTGTGCAGGATATGATTCGCAAGGAGGAGTCCGTGCTGAGTGAATTGATCGTGCAGCGAGGCCCGGAGGATACGGCAGTCAGGACCAAGCAGGAACAGATCCGGAACATGAAAGCGCAGCTCGACCAGATAACCCGCACGCGTATCGCGGGTGAAATAGCCTATTCGGGGCGTTCACAGCGATACCAGTTCGGGCTCATCGCCGAGCAGCTTCAGACCGATGCGCGTCTCGCGGAGCTCGAGTTCAGCGCGTCTGAACTCAACAGGCTGAGGAACTACTACCAGGCGCAACTGCGCAGCCTTCCCCAGAAACAGCTCGAACTCGCCAGATTGCAGCGGGACAGGGACGTCGTCAACCGTACTTACTCCTTCCTCAGGGAGCGGCTCGACGAATCGGGTATCGAGATCGCTTCGGAAGTCGGGCAGGTGGTCGTTATCGGCGACGCGCATCCGCCCGACTCACCTGTTTCGCCGAATCTCGGGATGAATCTTTTTCTCGGCCTCTTTTCTGGTCTCGGGCTCAGCGCGCTGCTTTTGATCTCCCAGAATCTCCTTGACGACACGATCAGGGACGACAGTTTTCTGGAGGATAACGGGTTCGTCGAGCTGGCGAGGATTCCCTTTACAGGCAGCGGCGAAACTCACGAGGCGGCCGTTCCGTTCGGTATAGCCAAGCTGTTTTCCCGTTTCACGAACCGAAAGAACGCCGACGTGGAGCTTCACGCTGGTAAATCGGGTGCCGCTCCCCTGCTCATTTCCGATTACCCCTCCACGGCTTTCGCGGAGAGCTTTAGAGATCTCAGGACGAATATCATGTTTTCCAGGGCTGACAATCCCGTCAACTCCATGCTGGTCACCGGCACGTCCATTTCGGAGGGTAAGTCGACCGTCTGCTCCAACCTCGCCCTTTCCTATTCCATGATCGGAAAGAAAGTTCTCGTCATAGACTGCGATCTGAGGCGTCCCGTTCAGCACCAGTATCTCCAAACATCGCGTCAGCCGGGTGTCACGGATTATCTTGCCGGTGCATCGGACGAGATCGCCGAAGAATTCATACAGGATGCGGGTTACGAGAATCTCTTTCTGCTCGCGGCCGGATCGCCGGTGCCGAATCCCAATGAACTGCTTTTTTCAAACAAGATGACGCAACTGATCGAACGATTGAAAGCCCGATTCGATATCGTCCTGCTCGACAGCCCTCCCGTCCTGCTTTTGAGCGATGCGGCGGTTCTTTCCCGGTCAGTGGACGGTGTCGTGGTGGTTGCCAAGACAGGATATACCAGCAAGGATCAGTTCAGGGAACTCGGGAAAGTGGATTACCTCAGGGAACGCATGCTTGGAGTCGCCCTGATCGGCTCCGTCGGGCAGAAAAAGTACGGCAAGTACGGTTACGATTACAAGGCGCTCGATTACTACGGCGCCGGGGCAAAAATCTGA
- a CDS encoding MraY family glycosyltransferase: MFPNLLTIALGVVLASIGVSYNLEGGFGQETFSQMWGAMREHVKIYLLSLLTAHVSIAGLTASAHKLKLFDQPDNARKVHSDPKPLVGGLGIVAGVLVTMLLFFPVVKYISFMFSILLILGIGVLDDRYDISFKVRFLAQIAATAITMNYFRGMQLNSFGDLFGFGAVETGLLAVPLTIFCVLGVINAVNMIDGLDGLAGTISLIAFSGFAFLAWLNGMPSFTLLGLAFAGALAAFLKFNWYPSKLFMGDAGSMTLGFVLAFFSIEITQHPQGQVPPMAALLILAVPITDTLVVMTRRMMNRKSPFEPDRTHMHHTLLAMNFKHSGVTVIMGSISLFFTLVALVSTMMHVPEYVLFGFYACWFLLFWYSSSPEKGIYRLIGYLFKR, from the coding sequence ATGTTCCCCAATTTACTGACAATAGCCCTCGGTGTCGTGCTCGCCTCGATAGGTGTTTCCTATAATCTCGAGGGAGGTTTCGGCCAGGAAACGTTTTCCCAGATGTGGGGGGCGATGCGGGAGCATGTCAAGATCTATCTGCTTTCTCTTCTGACCGCGCATGTTTCCATAGCCGGGTTGACGGCATCTGCGCACAAGCTCAAGCTCTTCGATCAGCCCGATAACGCCAGAAAAGTACACAGCGATCCGAAACCGCTTGTCGGGGGCCTGGGGATCGTGGCGGGAGTGCTGGTGACGATGCTCCTGTTTTTCCCTGTCGTCAAGTATATCAGCTTCATGTTTTCCATTCTTCTGATTCTTGGGATCGGCGTGCTCGACGACCGTTACGATATCAGCTTCAAGGTCAGATTCCTCGCCCAGATCGCCGCGACGGCAATAACCATGAATTACTTCAGGGGAATGCAGCTCAACTCCTTCGGGGATCTGTTTGGATTCGGGGCTGTCGAGACCGGCTTGCTTGCTGTTCCGCTCACGATTTTCTGTGTGCTGGGCGTTATCAATGCAGTGAACATGATCGACGGGCTGGACGGTCTGGCCGGCACGATATCCCTGATCGCGTTCAGCGGTTTCGCCTTTCTCGCATGGTTGAACGGCATGCCGAGTTTCACCCTTCTCGGGCTGGCTTTCGCAGGCGCGCTTGCTGCTTTCCTGAAGTTCAACTGGTATCCCTCGAAACTGTTCATGGGCGACGCCGGCAGCATGACGCTCGGTTTCGTGCTTGCGTTCTTTTCCATCGAGATCACCCAGCATCCTCAGGGGCAGGTGCCTCCGATGGCCGCCCTTCTCATACTTGCGGTCCCGATCACCGATACCCTGGTGGTCATGACAAGGCGCATGATGAACCGGAAAAGTCCTTTCGAGCCTGACAGGACGCACATGCACCATACCTTGCTGGCAATGAACTTCAAGCATTCGGGAGTCACCGTGATCATGGGTTCCATTTCCTTGTTCTTCACCCTGGTCGCGCTGGTTTCGACCATGATGCATGTTCCCGAATACGTTCTGTTCGGTTTTTATGCCTGCTGGTTTTTGCTGTTCTGGTATTCGTCTTCACCCGAAAAAGGAATTTACCGCCTGATTGGCTATCTTTTCAAACGGTAG